The Coffea arabica cultivar ET-39 chromosome 6e, Coffea Arabica ET-39 HiFi, whole genome shotgun sequence genome contains the following window.
cGGCTGTCTTTTACTAttccttccttttcttgttcattttttCCCAATTATTTTCTAATCATTTGTTCCTTAGCGAACTGTTTTTTAACTGTAAAAGTTTCTTGTGTTGGACttatttaaagaaaaaacaataaaagaaacGTTATTTAATCGAATTCTTAACCTTTTACTCTACCTCAGAGCATATAAACGACTTAATTGACGAGTTTTCTGGTATTATTTagcgtatatatatatatagacacacacatacacgcatgtatatgtatttttcACAACTATCTGCGgaatatgatgtatatattcACCGTTGAGTAGCGGTGGAGGGTCTCCAGCACTGAAGAAAGTTGAGCGTTACTCAGTTCAGAAAGTCACTGGTGATGGACGCTGTCTGTTTCGTGCACTGGTATCAGTAAATTCCCCTACATTCCATTAGTTGAACTAGTACTTCCCCTTTCCCGTTATGCTGTCTTTGtcattttttgacatttttattcCTTTGATTGATGTTAATTGTGATAACTTCTTCTTCGTTTATAAGTGGTCAACTGCTCGTCTGCAATAGTACTTCGTTTTTGGTTTAACTTCTTTTATATGATTTTGGAACAGGTAAAAGGAATGGCTTTCAACAAAGGTATAGCACTTAGCCCCCGTGAGGAGAAAGAAAATGCTGGTAGGTCTGGATGGATGTTGGGAAGAATTCAGATGTTATACCCATGTTATACTCATGTTGCTGCTTCAGTACACTGCCATCCTTCACAAGCAGCATAGAAAAGAAAGAATCCAGTTTTtgtataattttcttttcttcttccgattatttgatttcatcccAGACTTGTGAAACACTCTAGTCTGCCTCGAGCATATAATACTATGACTAATATCTGCAGATTAGGTTCCTTACTCATCTAAAGAATTTTATGTTCACCTTATCTAAATCTCATTAACTACATGCCAATATTTGGATTGGTGGCTGTGCTTGTAACAGATGAATTGCGGATGGCTGTCAAGGAGGTAATTTGTGATAATGATAAAGAACGCCTTCATTACGAAGAAGCGTTGATTGCAATTACTGTTGAGGAGTCTTTGAAGCGGTGAGGCCTTTGGTTTGTTAATGCATGTGCACTTGTTCTTCTGTTTTAGGCGCATCAATTGATTCTTTTCTTCTAATGAGGTTGGGAGACCCCATTTACTGCCTTTCTCAGTTATTGCCAACGAATTGGAAGATTGGATTTTTGGGGAGGAGAGTCAGAGCTGCTGGTTAGTATGTAAACTCTTACTTGTCCTCAAAAGGGTAGTTTTCATTAATCTGTTTTCAACTGGCTTACCATTGGTCAGCATGCTTTTGTAGTCTTAACTTCCCGTTATTAACTGGTAGAGCCAATAGCAAATTGTGAATTTTGATGTCTCCAACATAAGCAAGAGTTTGTTATTGGGGCCTGGTGGTTTCTTCTGCAATGCAGAGCTTAGAAATCTTAGTCATGATCACCTGAACGGTTGATCATTTTTTGTCTTGATCATCTGAATGGTTGATCCAGTCATTTATGCAATAAGCAGATAGTTTCAATCTATCACTTAAAAACAAACTCCTCAATGGACAATTTCAACACTGTCCAGTCAATTTGATTACTTTACGCCgtaaaaaatttcttcaaattatatatatattgatgaaGTTCAACTTAGTAGTTTTTGTTTAAGTTCAACTAAGTAGGACAAATGGGTTGCCTAGAAGGACAAAAGACCTCAGCATTGAAAAGAGGATCACGACCGAAGCCGTCAAAGGAAAAACTCTTGTACAATTTTCACATTGCATTTTACCCTGCAGTTAAAATCAAATTGTGAAGTAAAAGAAGGTGGTTGTTGCCCCGTGCTTTTAGGAATAGGaggattctttttctttttctatctttcttttttggGAGAATAATGTGATCtatgttcttttttatttatgtcTATTTTTTCTGCACAGTGTATTTCAACTATCCTATCAAACTCACAATGCAGCACTTGAGTTTTAAACCTCACATTTGTTCAGCTCTGCTTACCAGTTAAATGACGTTACTCTATGGTAGGTGTTGTCAAAG
Protein-coding sequences here:
- the LOC113697195 gene encoding OVARIAN TUMOR DOMAIN-containing deubiquitinating enzyme 3 isoform X3; this translates as MAKSRSNEAILVLLRHGLAEFELTSSPVPSVTGYRPHKSPLASISVPATSHRFFARIGPSFGGGSPALKKVERYSVQKVTGDGRCLFRALVSVKGMAFNKGIALSPREEKENADELRMAVKEVICDNDKERLHYEEALIAITVEESLKRLGDPIYCLSQLLPTNWKIGFLGRRVRAAGVVKAVLPANCCLHTRT